The Microbulbifer sp. YPW1 genome contains a region encoding:
- a CDS encoding SulP family inorganic anion transporter → MKFDLSNLRGDITGGITAGVVALPLALALGVASGLGPMAGMYGAIAVGFFAALFGGTGPQISGPTGPMVVVLAGLFASLSGDASLIFTAVILAGVLQVVMGILGVGHYIRLVPYPVISGFMTGIGVIIIILQLNPLLGHDSPSGTLGALGNVPEALSAIHPANLVLGLGTLAMVYLWPAKWGRYLPAPLAALIAGTLIAFFALDVPILGSIPTGLPELQMPVLGGDKMFLVIEAAIILAILGALDSLLTSLVADNMTRTRHHSNKELIGQGIGNTAAGFIGGIAGAGATMRTVVNVRSGGQTRISGMTHSMVLLAVALGLGPLAENIPQAVLAGILVKVGLDIIDWKYLKRAHQGPRWDLALMVLVLGMTVFVDLITAVGAGVVLAALAYVKQVASLQIERLRNLPEHLDSDDDKAILQRNRDSIALFEFSGPLSFGAAADLGHHVREESASGSKVLILDFSSMPFLDLSAAMAVETIASDAKDSGKQLYLAGMNEEVEGVLKGLNGRIPATGTFKDRSEALRAAEKSLSEAAPSVGVQAIPGAAG, encoded by the coding sequence ATGAAGTTTGATTTATCCAATTTGCGCGGCGATATCACCGGCGGTATTACCGCCGGTGTCGTTGCGTTGCCCCTGGCGCTGGCGCTGGGTGTTGCCTCGGGGCTTGGCCCGATGGCGGGTATGTACGGTGCGATCGCGGTGGGCTTTTTTGCCGCTCTGTTCGGCGGTACTGGCCCGCAAATCTCCGGTCCAACCGGGCCAATGGTGGTAGTGCTCGCAGGCCTGTTTGCCAGTCTGTCCGGTGATGCCAGCCTGATCTTTACGGCAGTGATTCTCGCCGGTGTACTTCAGGTGGTAATGGGGATACTCGGCGTTGGTCACTACATCCGTCTGGTTCCGTATCCGGTGATTTCCGGATTCATGACCGGTATCGGGGTGATCATCATCATCCTGCAGCTCAACCCGCTGCTTGGCCACGATTCCCCCAGTGGCACCCTCGGTGCATTGGGTAATGTGCCGGAAGCGCTATCGGCGATTCATCCGGCCAACCTGGTTCTCGGCCTTGGTACTCTGGCAATGGTTTATCTGTGGCCTGCGAAGTGGGGGCGTTACCTGCCCGCACCTTTGGCTGCGCTAATCGCCGGTACCCTGATCGCTTTCTTCGCACTCGATGTCCCGATTCTGGGCTCTATCCCCACTGGTTTGCCGGAACTGCAGATGCCGGTACTTGGTGGCGACAAGATGTTCCTGGTGATCGAGGCGGCGATTATCCTCGCCATTCTTGGCGCGCTGGATAGTCTGTTGACCTCTCTGGTTGCCGACAACATGACCCGTACCCGTCACCACAGCAACAAAGAGCTGATCGGTCAGGGTATCGGTAACACGGCGGCTGGCTTTATCGGCGGTATCGCCGGGGCCGGCGCCACCATGCGTACCGTGGTCAATGTGCGTTCCGGTGGCCAGACCCGAATCTCCGGCATGACTCACTCAATGGTACTGCTGGCGGTTGCACTCGGCCTGGGTCCGTTGGCCGAAAATATTCCGCAGGCCGTGCTGGCGGGTATTCTGGTTAAGGTCGGTCTCGACATTATCGACTGGAAATACCTCAAGCGTGCGCACCAGGGGCCGCGTTGGGATCTGGCTCTGATGGTTCTGGTTCTGGGTATGACTGTATTCGTCGACCTGATCACTGCCGTTGGCGCGGGTGTTGTTCTGGCGGCGCTGGCGTACGTTAAGCAGGTGGCGAGCCTGCAGATCGAGCGTCTGCGCAATTTGCCTGAGCATCTCGACAGCGATGATGACAAGGCCATTCTGCAGCGCAATCGCGACAGCATCGCCCTGTTTGAATTCAGTGGCCCGCTGAGCTTTGGTGCCGCGGCGGATCTCGGTCACCACGTGCGTGAGGAGAGCGCATCCGGTTCCAAGGTATTGATTCTGGATTTCTCGTCCATGCCATTCCTTGATCTGTCGGCGGCCATGGCGGTGGAAACCATTGCCAGCGATGCCAAAGACAGTGGTAAGCAACTGTATCTGGCGGGGATGAATGAAGAGGTTGAAGGCGTGCTGAAGGGCCTGAACGGCCGTATACCGGCTACCGGTACCTTCAAAGATCGCAGTGAAGCCTTGCGCGCCGCAGAGAAGTCCCTGAGTGAAGCAGCACCAAGTGTTGGCGTTCAGGCCATTCCGGGCGCCGCCGGATAA